A portion of the Meriones unguiculatus strain TT.TT164.6M chromosome 14, Bangor_MerUng_6.1, whole genome shotgun sequence genome contains these proteins:
- the Epn1 gene encoding epsin-1 isoform X6: MSTSSLRRQMKNIVHNYSEAEIKVREATSNDPWGPSSSLMSEIADLTYNVVAFSEIMSMIWKRLNDHGKNWRHVYKAMTLMEYLIKTGSERVSQQCKENMYAVQTLKDFQYVDRDGKDQGVNVREKAKQLVALLRDDDRLREERAHALKTKEKLAQTATASSAAVGSGPPPEAEQAWPQSSGEEELQLQLALAMSKEEADQPPSCGPEDDVQLQLALSLSREEHDKEERIRRGDDLRLQMAIEESKRETGGKEESSLMDLADVFTTPAPPQASDPWGTPASVATAIPVAAAAASDPWGGPAVPQAADPWGGAAPTPASGDPWRPAAPTGPSVDPWGGTSAPAAGEGPTPDPWGSSDGGAPVSGPPSSDPWTPALAFSDPWGGSPAKPSSNGTAAVGGFDTEPDEFSDFDQLRTTLPTSGSSAGAPATGPSVTNPFQPAPPATLTLNQLRLSPVPPVPGAPPTYISPLGGGPGLPPMMPPGPPAPNTNPFLL, translated from the exons ATGTCGACCTCATCGCTGCGGCGGCAGATGAAGAATATCGTCCACAACTACTCAGAGGCTGAGATCAAGGTTCGGGAGGCCACAAGCAATGATCCCTGGGGCCCATCCAGCTCCCTCATGTCAGAGATTGCTGACCTCACCTACAATGTTGTGGCCTTCTCTGAGATCATGAGCATGATCTGGAAGCGGCTCAATGACCACGGCAAGAACTGGAGGCATGTCTACAAG GCCATGACGTTGATGGAATACCTCATCAAGACTGGCTCTGAGCGTGTGTCACAACAGTGCAAAGAGAACATGTATGCTGTGCAGACGCTGAAGGACTTCCAGTATGTGGACCGTGATGGCAAGGACCAGGGTGTGAATGTGCGGGAGAAGGCCAAGCAGCTGGTGGCTCTGCTGCGCGATGACGATCGGCTTCGGGAGGAGCGCGCCCATGCGCTCAAGACCAAGGAGAAACTGGCACAGACTGCCACGG CCTCCTCAGCAGCTGTGGGCTCTGGACCACCTCCCGAGGCAGAGCAGGCCTGGCCACAGAGCAGTGGGGAGGAGGAGTTGCAGCTCCAGCTGGCCCTGGCCATGAGCAAAGAGGAAGCTGACCAG CCCCCGTCCTGCGGCCCTGAAGATGACGTTCAGCTCCAGCTGGCCCTTAGTTTGAGCCGAGAGGAGCACGATAAG GAAGAGCGGATCCGTCGTGGGGATGACCTGAGGCTACAGATGGCAATAGAGGAGAGCAAGAGGGAGACTGGGGGCAAGGAGGAG TCATCTCTCATGGATCTTGCTGACGTCTTCACAACCCCAGCTCCTCCACAGGCCTCAGACCCCTGGGGGACCCCAGCATCTGTGGCTACTGCCATccctgtggctgctgctgctgcctcagACCCTTGGGGGGGGCCCGCTGTCCCCCAAGCTGCTGATCCTTGGGGTGGTGCAGCTCCTACGCCAGCCTCTGGGGATCCCTGGAGGCCTGCAGCCCCGACAGGGCCCTCTGTTGATCCTTGGGGTGGGACCTCAGCCCCTGCAGCTGGAGAGGGTCCTACGCCTGACCCATGGGGAAGCTCTGATG GTGGGGCTCCCGTCAGTGGACCCCCATCTTCTGACCCCTGGACACCTGCTCTGGCTTTCTCAGACCCCTGGGGAGGTTCACCCGCCAAGCCGAGCAGCAACGGCACTGCAG CAGTCGGGGGCTTTGACACAGAGCCTGATGAGTTCTCAGACTTCGACCAACTCCGCACTACTCTGCCAACCTCTGGGAGCAGCGCGG GAGCTCCAGCCACTGGCCCCTCCGTCACCAATCCTTTCCAGCCAGCACCCCCTGCAACGCTCACCCTGAACCAGCTCCGGCTCAGTCCTGTGCCCCCAGTTCCTGGAGCACCACCTACCTACATCTCTCCTCTTGGTGGAGGCCCGGGCCTTCCACCCATGATGCCCCCAGGCCCCCCAGCCCCCAACACTAACCCCTTTCTCCTATAA
- the Epn1 gene encoding epsin-1 isoform X7, with translation MSTSSLRRQMKNIVHNYSEAEIKVREATSNDPWGPSSSLMSEIADLTYNVVAFSEIMSMIWKRLNDHGKNWRHVYKAMTLMEYLIKTGSERVSQQCKENMYAVQTLKDFQYVDRDGKDQGVNVREKAKQLVALLRDDDRLREERAHALKTKEKLAQTATASSAAVGSGPPPEAEQAWPQSSGEEELQLQLALAMSKEEADQPPSCGPEDDVQLQLALSLSREEHDKEERIRRGDDLRLQMAIEESKRETGGKEESSLMDLADVFTTPAPPQASDPWGTPASVATAIPVAAAAASDPWGGPAVPQAADPWGGAAPTPASGDPWRPAAPTGPSVDPWGGTSAPAAGEGPTPDPWGSSDGGAPVSGPPSSDPWTPALAFSDPWGGSPAKPSSNGTAVGGFDTEPDEFSDFDQLRTTLPTSGSSAGAPATGPSVTNPFQPAPPATLTLNQLRLSPVPPVPGAPPTYISPLGGGPGLPPMMPPGPPAPNTNPFLL, from the exons ATGTCGACCTCATCGCTGCGGCGGCAGATGAAGAATATCGTCCACAACTACTCAGAGGCTGAGATCAAGGTTCGGGAGGCCACAAGCAATGATCCCTGGGGCCCATCCAGCTCCCTCATGTCAGAGATTGCTGACCTCACCTACAATGTTGTGGCCTTCTCTGAGATCATGAGCATGATCTGGAAGCGGCTCAATGACCACGGCAAGAACTGGAGGCATGTCTACAAG GCCATGACGTTGATGGAATACCTCATCAAGACTGGCTCTGAGCGTGTGTCACAACAGTGCAAAGAGAACATGTATGCTGTGCAGACGCTGAAGGACTTCCAGTATGTGGACCGTGATGGCAAGGACCAGGGTGTGAATGTGCGGGAGAAGGCCAAGCAGCTGGTGGCTCTGCTGCGCGATGACGATCGGCTTCGGGAGGAGCGCGCCCATGCGCTCAAGACCAAGGAGAAACTGGCACAGACTGCCACGG CCTCCTCAGCAGCTGTGGGCTCTGGACCACCTCCCGAGGCAGAGCAGGCCTGGCCACAGAGCAGTGGGGAGGAGGAGTTGCAGCTCCAGCTGGCCCTGGCCATGAGCAAAGAGGAAGCTGACCAG CCCCCGTCCTGCGGCCCTGAAGATGACGTTCAGCTCCAGCTGGCCCTTAGTTTGAGCCGAGAGGAGCACGATAAG GAAGAGCGGATCCGTCGTGGGGATGACCTGAGGCTACAGATGGCAATAGAGGAGAGCAAGAGGGAGACTGGGGGCAAGGAGGAG TCATCTCTCATGGATCTTGCTGACGTCTTCACAACCCCAGCTCCTCCACAGGCCTCAGACCCCTGGGGGACCCCAGCATCTGTGGCTACTGCCATccctgtggctgctgctgctgcctcagACCCTTGGGGGGGGCCCGCTGTCCCCCAAGCTGCTGATCCTTGGGGTGGTGCAGCTCCTACGCCAGCCTCTGGGGATCCCTGGAGGCCTGCAGCCCCGACAGGGCCCTCTGTTGATCCTTGGGGTGGGACCTCAGCCCCTGCAGCTGGAGAGGGTCCTACGCCTGACCCATGGGGAAGCTCTGATG GTGGGGCTCCCGTCAGTGGACCCCCATCTTCTGACCCCTGGACACCTGCTCTGGCTTTCTCAGACCCCTGGGGAGGTTCACCCGCCAAGCCGAGCAGCAACGGCACTGCAG TCGGGGGCTTTGACACAGAGCCTGATGAGTTCTCAGACTTCGACCAACTCCGCACTACTCTGCCAACCTCTGGGAGCAGCGCGG GAGCTCCAGCCACTGGCCCCTCCGTCACCAATCCTTTCCAGCCAGCACCCCCTGCAACGCTCACCCTGAACCAGCTCCGGCTCAGTCCTGTGCCCCCAGTTCCTGGAGCACCACCTACCTACATCTCTCCTCTTGGTGGAGGCCCGGGCCTTCCACCCATGATGCCCCCAGGCCCCCCAGCCCCCAACACTAACCCCTTTCTCCTATAA
- the Epn1 gene encoding epsin-1 isoform X2 — protein sequence MSTSSLRRQMKNIVHNYSEAEIKVREATSNDPWGPSSSLMSEIADLTYNVVAFSEIMSMIWKRLNDHGKNWRHVYKAMTLMEYLIKTGSERVSQQCKENMYAVQTLKDFQYVDRDGKDQGVNVREKAKQLVALLRDDDRLREERAHALKTKEKLAQTATASSAAVGSGPPPEAEQAWPQSSGEEELQLQLALAMSKEEADQPPSCGPEDDVQLQLALSLSREEHDKEERIRRGDDLRLQMAIEESKRETGGKEESSLMDLADVFTTPAPPQASDPWGTPASVATAIPVAAAAASDPWGGPAVPQAADPWGGAAPTPASGDPWRPAAPTGPSVDPWGGTSAPAAGEGPTPDPWGSSDGGAPVSGPPSSDPWTPALAFSDPWGGSPAKPSSNGTAVGGFDTEPDEFSDFDQLRTTLPTSGSSAGELELLAGEVPARSPGTFDMSGVGGSLAESVGSTPPAATPTPTPPTRKTPESFLGPNAALVDLDSLVSRPGPTQPGAKASNPFLPSGAPATGPSVTNPFQPAPPATLTLNQLRLSPVPPVPGAPPTYISPLGGGPGLPPMMPPGPPAPNTNPFLL from the exons ATGTCGACCTCATCGCTGCGGCGGCAGATGAAGAATATCGTCCACAACTACTCAGAGGCTGAGATCAAGGTTCGGGAGGCCACAAGCAATGATCCCTGGGGCCCATCCAGCTCCCTCATGTCAGAGATTGCTGACCTCACCTACAATGTTGTGGCCTTCTCTGAGATCATGAGCATGATCTGGAAGCGGCTCAATGACCACGGCAAGAACTGGAGGCATGTCTACAAG GCCATGACGTTGATGGAATACCTCATCAAGACTGGCTCTGAGCGTGTGTCACAACAGTGCAAAGAGAACATGTATGCTGTGCAGACGCTGAAGGACTTCCAGTATGTGGACCGTGATGGCAAGGACCAGGGTGTGAATGTGCGGGAGAAGGCCAAGCAGCTGGTGGCTCTGCTGCGCGATGACGATCGGCTTCGGGAGGAGCGCGCCCATGCGCTCAAGACCAAGGAGAAACTGGCACAGACTGCCACGG CCTCCTCAGCAGCTGTGGGCTCTGGACCACCTCCCGAGGCAGAGCAGGCCTGGCCACAGAGCAGTGGGGAGGAGGAGTTGCAGCTCCAGCTGGCCCTGGCCATGAGCAAAGAGGAAGCTGACCAG CCCCCGTCCTGCGGCCCTGAAGATGACGTTCAGCTCCAGCTGGCCCTTAGTTTGAGCCGAGAGGAGCACGATAAG GAAGAGCGGATCCGTCGTGGGGATGACCTGAGGCTACAGATGGCAATAGAGGAGAGCAAGAGGGAGACTGGGGGCAAGGAGGAG TCATCTCTCATGGATCTTGCTGACGTCTTCACAACCCCAGCTCCTCCACAGGCCTCAGACCCCTGGGGGACCCCAGCATCTGTGGCTACTGCCATccctgtggctgctgctgctgcctcagACCCTTGGGGGGGGCCCGCTGTCCCCCAAGCTGCTGATCCTTGGGGTGGTGCAGCTCCTACGCCAGCCTCTGGGGATCCCTGGAGGCCTGCAGCCCCGACAGGGCCCTCTGTTGATCCTTGGGGTGGGACCTCAGCCCCTGCAGCTGGAGAGGGTCCTACGCCTGACCCATGGGGAAGCTCTGATG GTGGGGCTCCCGTCAGTGGACCCCCATCTTCTGACCCCTGGACACCTGCTCTGGCTTTCTCAGACCCCTGGGGAGGTTCACCCGCCAAGCCGAGCAGCAACGGCACTGCAG TCGGGGGCTTTGACACAGAGCCTGATGAGTTCTCAGACTTCGACCAACTCCGCACTACTCTGCCAACCTCTGGGAGCAGCGCGG GGGAATTGGAACTGCTCGCAGGAGAGGTACCCGCTCGTAGCCCTGGGACATTCGACATGAGTGGGGTTGGGGGGTCTCTGGCTGAGTCTGTGGGGAGCACCCCACCTGCTGCAACTCCAACCCCCACACCCCCCACACGGAAGACTCCGGAGTCATTCTTAGGCCCCAATGCAGCCCTTGTGGACCTGGACTCGCTGGTGAGCCGGCCAGGCCCCACACAGCCAGGAGCTAAGGCTTCCAACCCATTCCTGCCAAGCG GAGCTCCAGCCACTGGCCCCTCCGTCACCAATCCTTTCCAGCCAGCACCCCCTGCAACGCTCACCCTGAACCAGCTCCGGCTCAGTCCTGTGCCCCCAGTTCCTGGAGCACCACCTACCTACATCTCTCCTCTTGGTGGAGGCCCGGGCCTTCCACCCATGATGCCCCCAGGCCCCCCAGCCCCCAACACTAACCCCTTTCTCCTATAA
- the Epn1 gene encoding epsin-1 isoform X4: MSTSSLRRQMKNIVHNYSEAEIKVREATSNDPWGPSSSLMSEIADLTYNVVAFSEIMSMIWKRLNDHGKNWRHVYKAMTLMEYLIKTGSERVSQQCKENMYAVQTLKDFQYVDRDGKDQGVNVREKAKQLVALLRDDDRLREERAHALKTKEKLAQTATASSAAVGSGPPPEAEQAWPQSSGEEELQLQLALAMSKEEADQEERIRRGDDLRLQMAIEESKRETGGKEESSLMDLADVFTTPAPPQASDPWGTPASVATAIPVAAAAASDPWGGPAVPQAADPWGGAAPTPASGDPWRPAAPTGPSVDPWGGTSAPAAGEGPTPDPWGSSDGGAPVSGPPSSDPWTPALAFSDPWGGSPAKPSSNGTAVGGFDTEPDEFSDFDQLRTTLPTSGSSAGELELLAGEVPARSPGTFDMSGVGGSLAESVGSTPPAATPTPTPPTRKTPESFLGPNAALVDLDSLVSRPGPTQPGAKASNPFLPSGAPATGPSVTNPFQPAPPATLTLNQLRLSPVPPVPGAPPTYISPLGGGPGLPPMMPPGPPAPNTNPFLL, translated from the exons ATGTCGACCTCATCGCTGCGGCGGCAGATGAAGAATATCGTCCACAACTACTCAGAGGCTGAGATCAAGGTTCGGGAGGCCACAAGCAATGATCCCTGGGGCCCATCCAGCTCCCTCATGTCAGAGATTGCTGACCTCACCTACAATGTTGTGGCCTTCTCTGAGATCATGAGCATGATCTGGAAGCGGCTCAATGACCACGGCAAGAACTGGAGGCATGTCTACAAG GCCATGACGTTGATGGAATACCTCATCAAGACTGGCTCTGAGCGTGTGTCACAACAGTGCAAAGAGAACATGTATGCTGTGCAGACGCTGAAGGACTTCCAGTATGTGGACCGTGATGGCAAGGACCAGGGTGTGAATGTGCGGGAGAAGGCCAAGCAGCTGGTGGCTCTGCTGCGCGATGACGATCGGCTTCGGGAGGAGCGCGCCCATGCGCTCAAGACCAAGGAGAAACTGGCACAGACTGCCACGG CCTCCTCAGCAGCTGTGGGCTCTGGACCACCTCCCGAGGCAGAGCAGGCCTGGCCACAGAGCAGTGGGGAGGAGGAGTTGCAGCTCCAGCTGGCCCTGGCCATGAGCAAAGAGGAAGCTGACCAG GAAGAGCGGATCCGTCGTGGGGATGACCTGAGGCTACAGATGGCAATAGAGGAGAGCAAGAGGGAGACTGGGGGCAAGGAGGAG TCATCTCTCATGGATCTTGCTGACGTCTTCACAACCCCAGCTCCTCCACAGGCCTCAGACCCCTGGGGGACCCCAGCATCTGTGGCTACTGCCATccctgtggctgctgctgctgcctcagACCCTTGGGGGGGGCCCGCTGTCCCCCAAGCTGCTGATCCTTGGGGTGGTGCAGCTCCTACGCCAGCCTCTGGGGATCCCTGGAGGCCTGCAGCCCCGACAGGGCCCTCTGTTGATCCTTGGGGTGGGACCTCAGCCCCTGCAGCTGGAGAGGGTCCTACGCCTGACCCATGGGGAAGCTCTGATG GTGGGGCTCCCGTCAGTGGACCCCCATCTTCTGACCCCTGGACACCTGCTCTGGCTTTCTCAGACCCCTGGGGAGGTTCACCCGCCAAGCCGAGCAGCAACGGCACTGCAG TCGGGGGCTTTGACACAGAGCCTGATGAGTTCTCAGACTTCGACCAACTCCGCACTACTCTGCCAACCTCTGGGAGCAGCGCGG GGGAATTGGAACTGCTCGCAGGAGAGGTACCCGCTCGTAGCCCTGGGACATTCGACATGAGTGGGGTTGGGGGGTCTCTGGCTGAGTCTGTGGGGAGCACCCCACCTGCTGCAACTCCAACCCCCACACCCCCCACACGGAAGACTCCGGAGTCATTCTTAGGCCCCAATGCAGCCCTTGTGGACCTGGACTCGCTGGTGAGCCGGCCAGGCCCCACACAGCCAGGAGCTAAGGCTTCCAACCCATTCCTGCCAAGCG GAGCTCCAGCCACTGGCCCCTCCGTCACCAATCCTTTCCAGCCAGCACCCCCTGCAACGCTCACCCTGAACCAGCTCCGGCTCAGTCCTGTGCCCCCAGTTCCTGGAGCACCACCTACCTACATCTCTCCTCTTGGTGGAGGCCCGGGCCTTCCACCCATGATGCCCCCAGGCCCCCCAGCCCCCAACACTAACCCCTTTCTCCTATAA
- the Epn1 gene encoding epsin-1 isoform X3 — MSTSSLRRQMKNIVHNYSEAEIKVREATSNDPWGPSSSLMSEIADLTYNVVAFSEIMSMIWKRLNDHGKNWRHVYKAMTLMEYLIKTGSERVSQQCKENMYAVQTLKDFQYVDRDGKDQGVNVREKAKQLVALLRDDDRLREERAHALKTKEKLAQTATASSAAVGSGPPPEAEQAWPQSSGEEELQLQLALAMSKEEADQEERIRRGDDLRLQMAIEESKRETGGKEESSLMDLADVFTTPAPPQASDPWGTPASVATAIPVAAAAASDPWGGPAVPQAADPWGGAAPTPASGDPWRPAAPTGPSVDPWGGTSAPAAGEGPTPDPWGSSDGGAPVSGPPSSDPWTPALAFSDPWGGSPAKPSSNGTAAVGGFDTEPDEFSDFDQLRTTLPTSGSSAGELELLAGEVPARSPGTFDMSGVGGSLAESVGSTPPAATPTPTPPTRKTPESFLGPNAALVDLDSLVSRPGPTQPGAKASNPFLPSGAPATGPSVTNPFQPAPPATLTLNQLRLSPVPPVPGAPPTYISPLGGGPGLPPMMPPGPPAPNTNPFLL, encoded by the exons ATGTCGACCTCATCGCTGCGGCGGCAGATGAAGAATATCGTCCACAACTACTCAGAGGCTGAGATCAAGGTTCGGGAGGCCACAAGCAATGATCCCTGGGGCCCATCCAGCTCCCTCATGTCAGAGATTGCTGACCTCACCTACAATGTTGTGGCCTTCTCTGAGATCATGAGCATGATCTGGAAGCGGCTCAATGACCACGGCAAGAACTGGAGGCATGTCTACAAG GCCATGACGTTGATGGAATACCTCATCAAGACTGGCTCTGAGCGTGTGTCACAACAGTGCAAAGAGAACATGTATGCTGTGCAGACGCTGAAGGACTTCCAGTATGTGGACCGTGATGGCAAGGACCAGGGTGTGAATGTGCGGGAGAAGGCCAAGCAGCTGGTGGCTCTGCTGCGCGATGACGATCGGCTTCGGGAGGAGCGCGCCCATGCGCTCAAGACCAAGGAGAAACTGGCACAGACTGCCACGG CCTCCTCAGCAGCTGTGGGCTCTGGACCACCTCCCGAGGCAGAGCAGGCCTGGCCACAGAGCAGTGGGGAGGAGGAGTTGCAGCTCCAGCTGGCCCTGGCCATGAGCAAAGAGGAAGCTGACCAG GAAGAGCGGATCCGTCGTGGGGATGACCTGAGGCTACAGATGGCAATAGAGGAGAGCAAGAGGGAGACTGGGGGCAAGGAGGAG TCATCTCTCATGGATCTTGCTGACGTCTTCACAACCCCAGCTCCTCCACAGGCCTCAGACCCCTGGGGGACCCCAGCATCTGTGGCTACTGCCATccctgtggctgctgctgctgcctcagACCCTTGGGGGGGGCCCGCTGTCCCCCAAGCTGCTGATCCTTGGGGTGGTGCAGCTCCTACGCCAGCCTCTGGGGATCCCTGGAGGCCTGCAGCCCCGACAGGGCCCTCTGTTGATCCTTGGGGTGGGACCTCAGCCCCTGCAGCTGGAGAGGGTCCTACGCCTGACCCATGGGGAAGCTCTGATG GTGGGGCTCCCGTCAGTGGACCCCCATCTTCTGACCCCTGGACACCTGCTCTGGCTTTCTCAGACCCCTGGGGAGGTTCACCCGCCAAGCCGAGCAGCAACGGCACTGCAG CAGTCGGGGGCTTTGACACAGAGCCTGATGAGTTCTCAGACTTCGACCAACTCCGCACTACTCTGCCAACCTCTGGGAGCAGCGCGG GGGAATTGGAACTGCTCGCAGGAGAGGTACCCGCTCGTAGCCCTGGGACATTCGACATGAGTGGGGTTGGGGGGTCTCTGGCTGAGTCTGTGGGGAGCACCCCACCTGCTGCAACTCCAACCCCCACACCCCCCACACGGAAGACTCCGGAGTCATTCTTAGGCCCCAATGCAGCCCTTGTGGACCTGGACTCGCTGGTGAGCCGGCCAGGCCCCACACAGCCAGGAGCTAAGGCTTCCAACCCATTCCTGCCAAGCG GAGCTCCAGCCACTGGCCCCTCCGTCACCAATCCTTTCCAGCCAGCACCCCCTGCAACGCTCACCCTGAACCAGCTCCGGCTCAGTCCTGTGCCCCCAGTTCCTGGAGCACCACCTACCTACATCTCTCCTCTTGGTGGAGGCCCGGGCCTTCCACCCATGATGCCCCCAGGCCCCCCAGCCCCCAACACTAACCCCTTTCTCCTATAA
- the Epn1 gene encoding epsin-1 isoform X1 produces MSTSSLRRQMKNIVHNYSEAEIKVREATSNDPWGPSSSLMSEIADLTYNVVAFSEIMSMIWKRLNDHGKNWRHVYKAMTLMEYLIKTGSERVSQQCKENMYAVQTLKDFQYVDRDGKDQGVNVREKAKQLVALLRDDDRLREERAHALKTKEKLAQTATASSAAVGSGPPPEAEQAWPQSSGEEELQLQLALAMSKEEADQPPSCGPEDDVQLQLALSLSREEHDKEERIRRGDDLRLQMAIEESKRETGGKEESSLMDLADVFTTPAPPQASDPWGTPASVATAIPVAAAAASDPWGGPAVPQAADPWGGAAPTPASGDPWRPAAPTGPSVDPWGGTSAPAAGEGPTPDPWGSSDGGAPVSGPPSSDPWTPALAFSDPWGGSPAKPSSNGTAAVGGFDTEPDEFSDFDQLRTTLPTSGSSAGELELLAGEVPARSPGTFDMSGVGGSLAESVGSTPPAATPTPTPPTRKTPESFLGPNAALVDLDSLVSRPGPTQPGAKASNPFLPSGAPATGPSVTNPFQPAPPATLTLNQLRLSPVPPVPGAPPTYISPLGGGPGLPPMMPPGPPAPNTNPFLL; encoded by the exons ATGTCGACCTCATCGCTGCGGCGGCAGATGAAGAATATCGTCCACAACTACTCAGAGGCTGAGATCAAGGTTCGGGAGGCCACAAGCAATGATCCCTGGGGCCCATCCAGCTCCCTCATGTCAGAGATTGCTGACCTCACCTACAATGTTGTGGCCTTCTCTGAGATCATGAGCATGATCTGGAAGCGGCTCAATGACCACGGCAAGAACTGGAGGCATGTCTACAAG GCCATGACGTTGATGGAATACCTCATCAAGACTGGCTCTGAGCGTGTGTCACAACAGTGCAAAGAGAACATGTATGCTGTGCAGACGCTGAAGGACTTCCAGTATGTGGACCGTGATGGCAAGGACCAGGGTGTGAATGTGCGGGAGAAGGCCAAGCAGCTGGTGGCTCTGCTGCGCGATGACGATCGGCTTCGGGAGGAGCGCGCCCATGCGCTCAAGACCAAGGAGAAACTGGCACAGACTGCCACGG CCTCCTCAGCAGCTGTGGGCTCTGGACCACCTCCCGAGGCAGAGCAGGCCTGGCCACAGAGCAGTGGGGAGGAGGAGTTGCAGCTCCAGCTGGCCCTGGCCATGAGCAAAGAGGAAGCTGACCAG CCCCCGTCCTGCGGCCCTGAAGATGACGTTCAGCTCCAGCTGGCCCTTAGTTTGAGCCGAGAGGAGCACGATAAG GAAGAGCGGATCCGTCGTGGGGATGACCTGAGGCTACAGATGGCAATAGAGGAGAGCAAGAGGGAGACTGGGGGCAAGGAGGAG TCATCTCTCATGGATCTTGCTGACGTCTTCACAACCCCAGCTCCTCCACAGGCCTCAGACCCCTGGGGGACCCCAGCATCTGTGGCTACTGCCATccctgtggctgctgctgctgcctcagACCCTTGGGGGGGGCCCGCTGTCCCCCAAGCTGCTGATCCTTGGGGTGGTGCAGCTCCTACGCCAGCCTCTGGGGATCCCTGGAGGCCTGCAGCCCCGACAGGGCCCTCTGTTGATCCTTGGGGTGGGACCTCAGCCCCTGCAGCTGGAGAGGGTCCTACGCCTGACCCATGGGGAAGCTCTGATG GTGGGGCTCCCGTCAGTGGACCCCCATCTTCTGACCCCTGGACACCTGCTCTGGCTTTCTCAGACCCCTGGGGAGGTTCACCCGCCAAGCCGAGCAGCAACGGCACTGCAG CAGTCGGGGGCTTTGACACAGAGCCTGATGAGTTCTCAGACTTCGACCAACTCCGCACTACTCTGCCAACCTCTGGGAGCAGCGCGG GGGAATTGGAACTGCTCGCAGGAGAGGTACCCGCTCGTAGCCCTGGGACATTCGACATGAGTGGGGTTGGGGGGTCTCTGGCTGAGTCTGTGGGGAGCACCCCACCTGCTGCAACTCCAACCCCCACACCCCCCACACGGAAGACTCCGGAGTCATTCTTAGGCCCCAATGCAGCCCTTGTGGACCTGGACTCGCTGGTGAGCCGGCCAGGCCCCACACAGCCAGGAGCTAAGGCTTCCAACCCATTCCTGCCAAGCG GAGCTCCAGCCACTGGCCCCTCCGTCACCAATCCTTTCCAGCCAGCACCCCCTGCAACGCTCACCCTGAACCAGCTCCGGCTCAGTCCTGTGCCCCCAGTTCCTGGAGCACCACCTACCTACATCTCTCCTCTTGGTGGAGGCCCGGGCCTTCCACCCATGATGCCCCCAGGCCCCCCAGCCCCCAACACTAACCCCTTTCTCCTATAA